In the genome of Sporohalobacter salinus, one region contains:
- a CDS encoding Na+/H+ antiporter NhaC family protein, producing the protein MDYGLWSLLPPLIAIGLAVTTKQVFISLFLGIFAGELIINGWDFFIALNGSLNEMVGIFAEGWITKVIMFSFLVGGLITIISASGGVKGFNNYLTEKTKLVKNKKTALLLAYIIGIVIFIESSITILVSGTVARPLTDKYSVSREKLAYVCDSTSAPICALIPFNGWGAMLMGIIGVQISEGVINGNAAGVLVKSIPFQFYSIIAVLAVGYYIFTENDWGPMKKAELRAEKTGKVLRDGATPMVSEEATATPPKEGIEPNMWNMILPVAVMVLMMPVGLYITGNGSILQGSGSTSVFWSVLTSLTFAGFLYILQDIMTLEEYIDYIYKGIGAIVPVAILLITAFAIGNVIGQLETGQYMASLVKGKISGGFGPAILFLLASGMAFATGTSWGTFGIMLPIGIQMAVAMGAPIYPTIGAVISGGIMGDHCSPISDTTIMASMASASDHIDHVNTQLPYAVVNGAIALVFYLIVGFVM; encoded by the coding sequence ATGGATTATGGATTATGGAGTTTATTACCCCCATTAATTGCAATTGGACTTGCAGTAACGACTAAACAAGTGTTCATTTCATTATTTTTAGGTATTTTTGCTGGTGAATTAATAATAAACGGATGGGATTTCTTCATTGCTCTGAATGGTTCTTTGAATGAAATGGTTGGGATCTTTGCTGAAGGCTGGATTACAAAAGTTATTATGTTTTCATTTTTAGTTGGTGGGCTTATTACAATAATTTCAGCTTCGGGTGGAGTTAAAGGATTTAATAATTATTTAACTGAAAAGACAAAACTTGTTAAAAATAAAAAAACAGCTTTATTACTTGCCTATATTATAGGTATTGTTATTTTTATAGAATCTTCAATTACTATTCTTGTTTCTGGTACAGTAGCTAGACCTTTAACAGATAAATACTCAGTATCAAGGGAAAAACTAGCTTATGTATGTGACTCAACTTCTGCTCCAATTTGTGCTTTGATTCCTTTTAATGGCTGGGGAGCAATGTTAATGGGAATAATTGGAGTTCAGATTTCGGAAGGAGTTATTAATGGTAACGCTGCAGGAGTTTTAGTTAAATCTATTCCATTTCAATTTTATAGTATAATAGCGGTTTTAGCAGTAGGATATTATATATTCACTGAAAATGATTGGGGACCTATGAAAAAGGCAGAATTAAGAGCTGAAAAAACAGGAAAGGTTTTAAGAGATGGAGCTACGCCTATGGTTTCTGAAGAAGCAACTGCAACTCCTCCTAAGGAAGGTATAGAACCAAACATGTGGAATATGATTCTTCCTGTAGCAGTTATGGTTCTTATGATGCCAGTTGGACTTTATATAACTGGTAACGGTAGTATTCTTCAGGGGTCAGGTTCAACTTCTGTTTTCTGGTCAGTACTAACATCCTTGACTTTTGCTGGATTTTTATATATACTTCAAGACATAATGACATTAGAAGAATATATTGATTATATTTATAAAGGAATTGGTGCTATTGTACCGGTAGCTATATTATTAATTACGGCTTTTGCTATCGGAAATGTAATTGGCCAACTTGAAACAGGACAATATATGGCATCTTTAGTTAAAGGAAAAATAAGCGGAGGCTTTGGACCAGCTATTTTATTCCTTCTTGCTTCTGGTATGGCTTTTGCTACTGGGACAAGTTGGGGAACGTTTGGTATTATGCTTCCGATTGGTATTCAAATGGCAGTTGCTATGGGAGCACCAATTTATCCTACTATTGGTGCAGTAATTTCTGGTGGTATTATGGGAGATCATTGTTCTCCAATTTCTGATACAACAATTATGGCTTCAATGGCTTCTGCTTCAGATCACATTGATCATGTAAATACTCAACTCCCATATGCAGTTGTTAATGGTGCTATAGCATTAGTCTTTTACCTAATAGTTGGATTTGTTATGTAA
- a CDS encoding Na+/H+ antiporter NhaC family protein, giving the protein MPEKETNEDRIHFRIGTLGGAVPMLFFVFWAIFISVKGAPDTKGLIVGALMGLVLGMLLVKDKWEKYCEKIFEGMSQDVGVVAIVAWFFAGTFAQILQEGGLVKGLVWIASSTGVEGSAFVIVTFLLAALFATAVGTGYGTVVAFTTLMYPAGIIMGAHPIVLLAGILSGAAFGDNLAPVSDTTIVSAVTQETDVPGVVRSRFKYAITAAIPAMILLYVFGTASGDMGISTAKAAEYMSSSADPIGLLFLIPFALVIYLAMSGNHLIISLTWGIITACVMGMSTGMIKGQDLLFVNGQEGVVTGAIVDGVMGYVPMAALILLIVAAGYIMQCGGTMESMKKWLAAKIEDSVARAELSMWLLIASLNVFITINTAAEIAAAPFVKEVGEDFHIHPYRRANLLDATTSALGYIFPWSGAVLLAYSTLQNVAGQYDFVSVIATTKLWPYVFHGWFLVVVMFAATLTGFGRRYIGLDGEPVKEIPEEKEGSMGIDL; this is encoded by the coding sequence ATGCCAGAAAAGGAAACAAATGAAGACAGAATTCATTTTAGGATTGGCACTCTTGGTGGTGCAGTTCCTATGTTATTCTTTGTATTCTGGGCTATCTTTATTTCTGTTAAAGGAGCTCCAGATACTAAAGGATTAATAGTTGGTGCACTAATGGGATTAGTTTTAGGTATGCTTTTAGTTAAAGATAAATGGGAAAAATATTGTGAGAAGATTTTTGAAGGTATGTCCCAAGATGTAGGTGTAGTTGCCATAGTCGCCTGGTTTTTTGCAGGAACTTTTGCTCAAATATTACAGGAAGGCGGCTTAGTAAAAGGACTAGTTTGGATTGCTAGTTCTACGGGAGTAGAAGGTTCAGCATTTGTAATTGTTACTTTCCTATTAGCAGCATTATTTGCAACTGCTGTAGGAACGGGATATGGAACGGTAGTTGCATTTACAACTTTAATGTATCCAGCGGGAATAATTATGGGAGCACATCCAATTGTATTATTAGCTGGTATTTTAAGTGGAGCAGCATTTGGAGATAACTTGGCTCCGGTATCTGATACAACTATTGTTTCGGCTGTAACTCAGGAAACAGATGTACCTGGTGTAGTTAGGTCTCGATTTAAATATGCTATTACAGCAGCAATTCCGGCTATGATTCTATTATATGTTTTTGGTACAGCATCTGGAGATATGGGAATTAGTACTGCTAAAGCTGCAGAATATATGTCTAGTTCTGCTGATCCAATAGGGCTATTGTTCTTAATTCCATTTGCATTAGTAATTTATTTAGCTATGAGCGGAAACCACTTAATTATCTCTCTAACTTGGGGGATTATTACCGCTTGTGTTATGGGAATGTCAACAGGAATGATTAAGGGACAAGATTTACTTTTTGTTAACGGACAAGAAGGAGTTGTTACTGGAGCTATTGTAGATGGCGTTATGGGATATGTTCCAATGGCAGCCTTGATTTTATTAATTGTTGCTGCTGGTTATATTATGCAGTGTGGTGGAACAATGGAATCTATGAAGAAATGGCTTGCAGCTAAAATTGAAGATAGTGTAGCTCGAGCAGAGTTGTCTATGTGGTTATTAATTGCAAGTTTAAATGTCTTTATTACAATCAATACAGCAGCTGAAATTGCAGCAGCTCCATTTGTCAAGGAAGTAGGAGAAGACTTTCATATTCATCCGTATCGTAGAGCAAATTTATTAGATGCAACAACTTCTGCTTTAGGTTATATTTTCCCTTGGAGCGGAGCAGTATTGTTAGCATATAGTACTTTGCAGAATGTAGCAGGTCAGTATGATTTTGTAAGTGTAATTGCAACTACTAAGTTATGGCCTTATGTTTTCCATGGCTGGTTCTTAGTTGTAGTGATGTTCGCTGCTACTCTTACTGGATTCGGTAGAAGATATATTGGTCTAGACGGTGAACCAGTTAAGGAAATTCCAGAGGAAAAAGAAGGTTCAATGGGAATAGATCTTTAA
- a CDS encoding helix-turn-helix transcriptional regulator: protein MRILVDNEREIHPYLENIKSIAKGIYVFLGEDSEVVIHDLSDPTSSIIFLAGELTDRKLGGPVTDLVLKTLSDESEPEDILNYRNQTEDGRTFKSSTLFIKDDIGEVIGCLCINYNVTKLFLVENIIGNFCKMKEDSNENPDQQQMQYEIFANDIDDVLSKMIEAAINQVEKPVPFMEKQDKLKVIEFLEQKGAFAIKRSVDRVANELSVSRYTVYNYLKEI from the coding sequence ATGAGAATTTTAGTAGATAATGAACGAGAAATTCATCCATATTTAGAAAATATAAAATCAATTGCTAAAGGAATATATGTTTTTTTAGGTGAAGATTCAGAGGTAGTTATTCATGATCTAAGTGATCCTACTAGTTCAATTATTTTTTTGGCTGGAGAGTTAACTGATAGAAAATTAGGAGGACCGGTAACTGATTTAGTTTTAAAGACTTTAAGTGATGAGTCTGAACCAGAAGATATCTTAAATTATCGTAATCAGACAGAAGATGGTCGGACCTTCAAATCCTCAACTCTTTTTATTAAGGATGATATAGGCGAAGTTATAGGTTGTTTGTGTATTAATTATAATGTAACTAAATTATTCTTAGTCGAAAATATTATTGGGAACTTCTGCAAAATGAAAGAAGATAGTAATGAAAATCCTGATCAACAACAGATGCAGTATGAAATTTTTGCTAATGATATAGATGATGTATTAAGCAAAATGATAGAAGCAGCTATAAATCAAGTGGAGAAGCCAGTACCTTTTATGGAGAAACAGGATAAGCTTAAAGTAATTGAATTTCTAGAGCAAAAAGGAGCTTTTGCTATTAAAAGATCTGTAGATAGAGTTGCTAATGAATTAAGTGTTTCGCGTTATACTGTCTATAATTATTTAAAAGAAATTTAA
- a CDS encoding RidA family protein: MSKKVIHTDEAPAAVGAYSQAIEAGDTVYVSGQIAIDPKTEELIDGDVETQAKQVLENLTAILKEAGCSLKDVVKAEVFLDDIDNFGAVNDIYAEYFNEEPPARACMEVACLPKGVAVEIAVIAVK, translated from the coding sequence ATGAGTAAAAAAGTAATTCATACTGATGAAGCACCAGCAGCTGTAGGGGCATATTCACAAGCAATTGAAGCAGGGGATACTGTCTATGTTTCAGGACAGATTGCTATTGATCCTAAAACAGAAGAATTAATTGATGGAGATGTAGAAACACAAGCTAAACAAGTATTAGAAAATTTAACTGCTATTTTAAAGGAAGCAGGTTGCAGTTTAAAGGATGTAGTTAAGGCAGAGGTCTTTTTAGATGATATCGATAACTTCGGTGCTGTAAATGATATTTATGCCGAATATTTTAATGAAGAACCTCCAGCTAGAGCTTGCATGGAAGTAGCATGTTTGCCTAAAGGCGTTGCAGTAGAAATTGCAGTAATTGCTGTTAAGTAA
- a CDS encoding helix-turn-helix transcriptional regulator — translation MKNKILEHYRILVEYLAKVLGENFEIVLHDLSNIENSIIAIKNGHVSGRKKGDALTDLALKIVNDHKDLEDKYLINYTGHTKDGKELRSSTLFIKNEQKEMIGMLCINIDVSCFSYARDILNQLILGQKEVNKNKGSIPVVSEKKEVNKEEDYAPEKFTNSIEELMHSIINSVMNDTSIPPERMTADEKKKIVQKLDDKGVFLLKNAVKEVADALKSSEATIYRYLNTD, via the coding sequence ATGAAAAATAAAATTTTAGAACATTATAGAATTCTTGTAGAATACTTAGCAAAAGTTTTGGGGGAAAATTTTGAAATTGTACTTCATGATCTTAGTAATATAGAAAATTCAATAATAGCTATAAAAAATGGACATGTTAGTGGAAGAAAAAAAGGAGATGCTCTTACAGACTTAGCTTTAAAAATTGTAAATGATCATAAAGATTTGGAAGATAAATACTTAATAAATTATACTGGACATACAAAAGATGGTAAAGAACTTAGGTCATCAACTTTATTTATTAAAAATGAACAAAAAGAAATGATTGGTATGTTATGTATTAATATAGATGTCTCATGTTTTTCATATGCTAGGGATATCCTCAATCAATTAATATTAGGTCAAAAGGAGGTGAATAAAAATAAAGGCAGTATTCCAGTAGTATCAGAAAAAAAGGAGGTGAATAAAGAGGAAGATTATGCTCCAGAAAAGTTCACAAATTCAATAGAGGAATTAATGCACTCAATTATTAATAGTGTAATGAATGATACGTCAATTCCTCCGGAAAGAATGACTGCTGATGAGAAGAAGAAAATAGTACAAAAATTAGATGACAAAGGAGTATTTTTACTTAAAAATGCTGTAAAAGAAGTGGCAGATGCATTGAAATCTTCTGAAGCGACAATTTATCGCTATTTAAATACTGATTAA
- the ilvA gene encoding threonine ammonia-lyase translates to MPVVTLEDIKSAKKTLDGVAKKTELDCSRTFSTMSGNQIYMKLENLQRTGSFKIRGAYNKIANLSDEQKEKGVVAASAGNHAQGVALGATKLGIDSTIVMPKGAPISKINATRSYGAEVILSGDTYDEAHEEEERYAEETGATIIPAFNDTDVIAGQGTIGLEIMEDLPDVDVVITPIGGGGLLSGVATAVKEINPEVEVIGVEAANAASMTASLKQGSLATLDNVDTIADGIAVKKVGDLTHKVVSNYVDHVVTVEEEEIAHAISLLMERAKLIVEGAGATTLAAVLNNKINMQGKKVAIVLSGGNIDLDMASTIIDRGMVKAGRRVTLLTSLQDVPGALSELLGVISQTGANVISVSHDRLCPEISLKQAQVQLTLETKDEEHINKIMTKLNDNNYKSKRIR, encoded by the coding sequence ATGCCAGTAGTAACATTAGAAGACATTAAATCAGCTAAAAAAACTTTAGATGGCGTAGCAAAGAAAACAGAATTAGATTGTTCACGAACTTTCAGTACAATGAGCGGTAATCAAATATATATGAAATTAGAAAATCTTCAACGAACGGGCTCATTTAAAATTAGAGGAGCTTATAATAAAATTGCTAATCTTAGTGATGAACAGAAAGAAAAAGGAGTAGTAGCTGCTTCCGCAGGTAACCATGCCCAAGGAGTTGCTCTAGGAGCAACTAAGTTAGGTATTGATTCTACTATTGTAATGCCTAAAGGAGCTCCTATTTCTAAAATTAATGCTACTCGTAGTTATGGAGCTGAAGTAATCTTAAGTGGGGATACTTATGATGAAGCTCATGAAGAAGAAGAAAGGTATGCCGAAGAAACAGGAGCAACTATTATTCCTGCTTTTAATGATACCGATGTAATTGCTGGACAAGGAACTATCGGTTTAGAAATTATGGAAGATTTACCAGATGTAGATGTAGTAATTACACCAATTGGTGGTGGTGGTTTACTATCTGGAGTTGCTACTGCTGTTAAAGAAATTAATCCTGAGGTAGAGGTTATTGGAGTTGAAGCAGCTAATGCCGCTTCAATGACTGCATCATTAAAACAAGGAAGTTTAGCTACTTTAGATAATGTTGATACTATTGCCGATGGTATTGCTGTTAAAAAAGTTGGTGATTTAACTCATAAAGTAGTTTCTAACTATGTTGATCATGTAGTAACTGTAGAGGAAGAAGAAATTGCTCACGCTATTTCATTGTTAATGGAAAGAGCAAAATTAATAGTTGAAGGAGCTGGGGCTACTACTTTAGCTGCCGTTCTAAATAATAAGATTAATATGCAAGGCAAGAAAGTAGCAATTGTTTTAAGTGGTGGAAATATTGATTTAGATATGGCTTCTACAATTATTGATCGTGGTATGGTAAAGGCAGGACGTAGAGTGACTTTACTTACTTCTTTACAAGATGTTCCTGGAGCTTTAAGTGAATTACTAGGAGTTATTAGTCAGACAGGAGCTAATGTAATTTCTGTTAGTCATGATCGTTTATGTCCAGAAATTTCTCTAAAACAGGCTCAAGTTCAGTTAACATTAGAAACTAAAGATGAAGAACATATTAATAAAATTATGACTAAGTTAAATGATAATAATTACAAAAGTAAGCGGATAAGATAA